From one Aeropyrum camini SY1 = JCM 12091 genomic stretch:
- a CDS encoding pyridoxal-phosphate dependent enzyme, producing the protein MPLADISGYLEVLDSVRGFSYLETARGVLRRGAAGCVSNPREKPGYVKALYVIGAVKIPVGEGCSYTLEELGVYDIGGAPDMVFSSPLDLFTRGKPTPLVRSRLQLPGGVRLWLKLEWYNPFSLSVKDRPAVEIVSRLSRRVEKGSLVGDATSSNFGIALSAVARLYGYKARVYLPGAAEDFGKTLPRLLGAEVIVDPEAPSTVHLLPRVMKDARSGGLVHVNQFYNDANFEAHMRGTAREIFVQSRRGGLRLKGVSGSLGTSGHMSAVAFYLQSVDPGVKAVLVQPAKDASIPGIRRVETGMLWINMLDIDYSLAEVTLEEAVEAMAEVARSDGLIIGPSGGAAVKALAKKAGEGELEPGDYVVVVPDTGFKYVNLVKQLL; encoded by the coding sequence GTGCCTTTAGCTGATATAAGCGGGTATCTGGAGGTTCTAGACTCTGTACGAGGTTTCTCCTATCTTGAGACAGCTAGGGGTGTGTTGAGGAGGGGCGCGGCCGGGTGCGTCTCCAACCCCAGGGAGAAGCCAGGGTATGTGAAGGCACTCTACGTTATAGGAGCTGTCAAGATACCGGTGGGGGAGGGATGCAGCTACACCCTGGAGGAGCTGGGTGTTTACGATATCGGCGGGGCCCCGGATATGGTGTTCTCCTCGCCCCTAGACCTCTTCACGAGAGGGAAGCCGACGCCTCTAGTTAGGTCCCGCCTCCAGCTGCCAGGGGGAGTTAGGCTCTGGCTAAAGCTAGAGTGGTACAATCCCTTCAGCCTCAGCGTGAAGGATAGGCCGGCTGTAGAGATTGTTTCCAGGCTCTCCAGAAGGGTGGAGAAGGGCTCGCTAGTCGGAGACGCCACTTCCTCGAACTTTGGTATAGCGCTATCCGCTGTAGCCAGGCTCTACGGGTACAAGGCCCGCGTCTACCTGCCTGGTGCTGCTGAGGATTTCGGGAAGACACTCCCCCGGCTGCTCGGCGCCGAGGTTATTGTAGATCCTGAAGCGCCCTCGACAGTCCACCTCCTCCCCCGGGTTATGAAAGATGCCAGGAGCGGGGGCCTGGTCCATGTAAACCAGTTCTACAACGACGCAAACTTCGAGGCCCACATGAGGGGGACTGCGCGGGAGATTTTCGTCCAGTCCCGCAGGGGAGGACTCAGGCTAAAAGGCGTCTCCGGGAGTCTAGGCACCTCCGGGCACATGTCCGCAGTCGCCTTCTACCTCCAGAGCGTCGACCCTGGGGTTAAAGCGGTTCTAGTGCAGCCAGCAAAGGATGCTTCCATACCGGGGATAAGGAGGGTTGAGACGGGGATGCTCTGGATAAACATGCTCGACATCGACTACAGCCTGGCCGAGGTGACCCTGGAGGAGGCGGTGGAGGCTATGGCGGAGGTCGCCCGGAGCGACGGCCTAATTATAGGCCCCTCGGGCGGCGCTGCTGTGAAGGCTCTGGCAAAGAAAGCTGGCGAAGGAGAGCTTGAGCCTGGCGACTACGTTGTTGTAGTGCCCGACACAGGATTCAAATACGTAAACCTAGTCAAGCAGCTCCTCTAA
- a CDS encoding acylphosphatase, giving the protein MVRARIVVRGVVQGVFFRASMREEARRLGLSGWVRNLPDGESVEAVVEGEGEAVERLICWALRGPPAARVKELRVELKPYRGEFRGFEIRY; this is encoded by the coding sequence ATGGTCAGGGCCAGGATTGTTGTGAGGGGCGTTGTGCAGGGCGTGTTTTTCAGGGCTAGCATGCGTGAGGAGGCCAGGCGTCTCGGGCTGTCTGGGTGGGTTAGGAATCTGCCTGACGGTGAGAGTGTAGAGGCTGTTGTCGAGGGTGAGGGGGAGGCTGTTGAGAGGCTGATATGCTGGGCCCTCCGAGGTCCTCCGGCGGCTAGAGTTAAGGAGCTGAGGGTGGAGCTGAAGCCCTACAGGGGGGAGTTCAGGGGGTTTGAGATAAGGTATTGA
- the cysS gene encoding cysteine--tRNA ligase, producing MIRVFNTLGRRKEVFTPHRPPLVGMYVCGPTVYDYTHIGHARTFTVFDAVKRYLRLRGFDVFHVQNITDIDDKIINRAREEGRDWRDVVEEYSRDYFEGLRSLGIQIDHHPRVTDHIPDIIRFVHGLIEKGYAYVAESGSVYFEVDKYPGYGMLSGSLSKEAWRQEEDVMHEKKSPYDFALWKAAKPGEPSWESPWGRGRPGWHIECSVMSSRYLGSRIDIHGGGVDLVFPHHENERAQSESYFGHRWVKYWLHASYLTIKGEKMSKSLGNIIPLREALREWGPGPLRLWLLSSHYRSNLDYSEEALGQYRRLYERLRQAADSIGRRLERAEPSGRLGDNELETLAKLKRVISGWHEAMSDDFNMGKAMSSLWEFTTTYFREVEQTESYTLLWLSWRILTAFNSVYAFSPDIMESRRPEKTLEDSLVQALVDVRSELRKRRMYDLADDIRNRLAELGFILHDMGEKTEWRRK from the coding sequence TTGATACGGGTCTTTAACACGCTCGGTAGGAGGAAGGAGGTTTTCACCCCCCACAGGCCGCCTCTCGTCGGTATGTATGTGTGTGGGCCTACTGTCTACGACTACACCCATATAGGCCACGCTAGGACCTTCACAGTATTCGACGCGGTTAAGCGCTACCTCAGGCTCCGGGGTTTCGACGTCTTCCACGTGCAGAACATCACGGATATTGACGATAAGATTATAAACAGGGCGAGGGAGGAGGGGAGGGACTGGAGGGATGTTGTGGAGGAGTATAGCAGGGACTATTTCGAGGGGCTCCGGAGCCTGGGCATACAGATAGACCACCATCCGAGGGTCACCGACCATATACCGGATATAATCAGGTTCGTCCACGGCCTCATCGAGAAGGGTTACGCCTACGTTGCCGAAAGCGGTAGCGTCTACTTCGAGGTCGACAAGTACCCTGGATACGGCATGCTAAGCGGCTCCCTCTCGAAGGAGGCTTGGAGGCAGGAGGAGGATGTGATGCACGAGAAGAAGAGCCCCTATGACTTCGCCCTATGGAAGGCGGCCAAGCCCGGCGAGCCAAGCTGGGAAAGCCCCTGGGGGAGGGGTAGGCCTGGATGGCATATCGAGTGCAGCGTCATGAGCAGCAGGTACCTGGGAAGCAGGATTGACATTCACGGGGGAGGGGTTGACCTGGTCTTCCCTCACCACGAGAATGAGAGGGCGCAGAGCGAGAGCTACTTCGGCCACAGATGGGTCAAGTACTGGCTGCACGCAAGCTACCTCACTATAAAAGGTGAGAAGATGAGCAAGAGCCTGGGGAACATCATACCCCTCAGGGAGGCGCTGAGGGAGTGGGGTCCGGGCCCCCTGAGGCTCTGGCTACTCAGCTCCCACTACAGGAGCAACCTAGACTATAGCGAGGAGGCTCTAGGCCAGTATAGGAGGCTGTATGAGAGGCTTAGACAAGCGGCAGACTCCATCGGTAGGAGGCTAGAGAGGGCTGAGCCTAGCGGCAGGCTCGGGGATAACGAGCTTGAGACTCTCGCCAAGCTCAAGAGGGTGATCTCGGGGTGGCATGAGGCCATGTCCGACGACTTCAACATGGGCAAGGCCATGAGCAGCCTATGGGAGTTCACCACAACATACTTCAGGGAGGTTGAGCAAACGGAGAGCTACACACTCCTATGGCTATCCTGGAGGATACTCACTGCATTCAACAGCGTCTACGCCTTCTCCCCCGACATAATGGAGTCTAGGAGACCCGAGAAGACTCTCGAGGACAGCCTGGTGCAGGCGCTTGTTGATGTGAGGAGTGAGCTGAGGAAGAGGAGGATGTACGACCTCGCAGACGATATCAGGAACAGGCTGGCAGAGCTCGGCTTCATACTCCACGACATGGGGGAGAAGACGGAGTGGAGGAGAAAGTAG
- a CDS encoding HesA/MoeB/ThiF family protein — protein sequence MEEKVGLEPLDPRAIERLDLNLYSRQLGLLGARGQLRLASARVAVVGLGGLGSLAAAYLAAAGVGRLILVDRDVVEPSNLNRQVLYGRGDVGKYKAVVAAERLAEMNPEAEVEPIPEPLDPILAEDLAQEADVIVDGLDNWMARLWLDAAAWRRGRPLVHGAAERMHGQVTTVERGRSSCLACIAPSNPELSGCTAIIAPTVGVVSSLEVLEALKLLAGVGEPLYSRLAIIDLTYPRIEVLRLAQMDCGLCLTRLKGGEDLASLYGL from the coding sequence GTGGAGGAGAAAGTAGGGCTGGAGCCCCTCGACCCCAGGGCTATAGAGAGGCTGGACCTCAACCTGTACTCCAGGCAGCTGGGCCTCCTCGGCGCCCGGGGGCAGCTGAGGCTGGCCAGCGCGAGAGTCGCCGTGGTGGGTCTAGGCGGGCTTGGGAGCCTCGCGGCCGCCTACCTTGCCGCAGCGGGCGTCGGCAGGCTAATCCTAGTCGACAGGGATGTTGTTGAGCCGAGCAACCTTAACAGACAAGTCCTCTACGGGAGAGGCGACGTTGGCAAGTACAAGGCCGTAGTTGCAGCGGAGAGGCTGGCTGAAATGAACCCGGAGGCCGAGGTGGAGCCCATCCCCGAACCTCTAGACCCGATCCTCGCCGAGGACCTCGCCCAGGAGGCCGACGTCATCGTGGACGGGCTGGACAACTGGATGGCTAGGCTATGGCTCGACGCGGCAGCTTGGAGACGCGGCAGGCCACTGGTCCACGGGGCTGCCGAGAGGATGCACGGCCAGGTAACCACGGTTGAGAGGGGTAGGAGTTCGTGTCTAGCGTGCATAGCCCCCTCGAACCCGGAGCTGTCGGGCTGCACAGCCATAATCGCCCCCACCGTCGGGGTGGTATCGTCCCTCGAGGTCCTTGAAGCCTTGAAACTCCTGGCCGGCGTAGGGGAGCCCCTCTACAGCAGGCTAGCCATAATCGACCTCACCTACCCAAGGATTGAGGTCCTCAGGCTAGCCCAAATGGACTGTGGGCTATGCCTCACCAGGCTCAAAGGCGGTGAGGACCTCGCCAGCCTATACGGTCTCTAA
- a CDS encoding methionine adenosyltransferase gives MARRIVVESYPYPRVEDLQVELVERKGLGHPDTICDAAAEAVSRELSKYYVERFGKVLHHNVDKVLLVGGQAAPRLGGGEVLQPIYILVSGRATTDVKTGGGVESVPVGPMILRAVKNYIRENFRFLDPEEHVIVDYRVGRGSVDLVGIFEAEERVPLANDTSIGSGYAPLSTLERLVLETEKLLNSRKTKARLPAVGEDVKVMGVRDGKTITLTVAMAVVSSQVDSVSDYLSVKEEAENLILDLASRIAPDYDVKVNINTGDIPEKNILYLTVTGTSAEHGDDGATGRGNRVNGLITPMRPMSMEAAAGKNPVNHVGKIYNVVANDIAALIHREVKSVEEVYVKLVSQIGKPIDRPLIVDVKVRMEGGREITADAKREIEAIANSVLDGITGYTEKFVRGDITVY, from the coding sequence GTGGCCCGTAGGATTGTGGTGGAGAGCTACCCCTACCCTAGGGTTGAGGACCTGCAGGTGGAGCTTGTGGAGCGTAAGGGGCTCGGGCACCCTGACACGATCTGTGACGCTGCGGCTGAGGCTGTGAGCAGGGAGCTGAGTAAATACTATGTGGAGAGGTTTGGCAAGGTTCTGCACCATAACGTTGACAAGGTGCTTCTCGTCGGCGGCCAGGCCGCGCCTAGGCTGGGCGGGGGGGAGGTCCTCCAGCCCATCTATATCCTTGTCTCGGGTAGGGCGACCACCGACGTCAAGACCGGGGGCGGTGTGGAGAGCGTGCCCGTCGGCCCAATGATCCTGAGGGCGGTGAAGAACTACATCAGGGAGAACTTTAGATTCCTAGACCCTGAGGAGCACGTCATAGTAGACTACAGGGTGGGTCGGGGTAGCGTGGATCTCGTAGGTATTTTCGAGGCTGAGGAGAGAGTGCCCCTAGCCAACGACACCAGCATAGGCTCGGGCTACGCACCCCTATCAACACTTGAAAGGCTCGTTCTCGAGACCGAGAAGCTCCTGAACAGCAGGAAGACTAAGGCGAGGCTGCCAGCCGTCGGGGAGGATGTGAAGGTGATGGGAGTGAGGGACGGGAAGACGATAACACTCACCGTGGCCATGGCCGTAGTAAGCAGCCAGGTGGACAGTGTTAGCGACTACCTGTCCGTCAAGGAGGAGGCTGAGAACCTTATACTCGATCTAGCGTCGAGGATCGCTCCAGACTATGACGTCAAGGTTAACATCAACACCGGCGACATACCCGAGAAGAACATTCTCTACCTGACCGTAACGGGAACGAGTGCCGAGCACGGTGACGATGGTGCAACCGGGAGGGGCAACAGGGTTAACGGGCTTATAACGCCTATGAGGCCTATGAGCATGGAGGCCGCGGCGGGCAAGAACCCTGTAAACCACGTTGGTAAGATATACAACGTCGTCGCCAACGACATAGCAGCCCTAATCCACCGCGAGGTGAAGAGCGTGGAGGAGGTGTACGTGAAGCTGGTGAGCCAGATAGGCAAGCCTATCGACAGGCCTCTAATAGTCGATGTGAAAGTTAGGATGGAGGGCGGTAGGGAGATCACCGCAGACGCCAAGAGAGAGATAGAGGCTATAGCCAACTCAGTCCTAGACGGTATAACAGGCTATACCGAGAAGTTTGTGAGAGGCGATATAACAGTCTACTAG